In Glycine max cultivar Williams 82 chromosome 10, Glycine_max_v4.0, whole genome shotgun sequence, the DNA window AAAGAATGAAATGCTGTCTATCTATTTGATGTATCAACATTTATGGTAATATTACATAactgaaattatttaaaatagcaGTGAATAGTATACTTACGTTCTCAAATCTAGAGATGACATCTCTTCAACCGAACTTGTTTTTTTGTCCATAACTCCTGCCAACAGTTGTCAACAAACTGTAGATTAGCTTACAACACAGAGGAGTATGGCTCTAGGATTCAAGGAAGTGACTCAGGGTAAACCACTTCCAGACACCAATCACAGCAATCTAGATCAATTTCTCGGGCAAATTAGAAGACAATCTTTTTAGTTTCTTGAGCAAGCACAGGTTTCTGGATACAAGGCAGGTTCatggaaagagagagagagagagagggaaagaTCCAAGAGATTTAGATTAGTTAAAAATTGCTACATCCCCTTATTGTCatttactaaaattaattttaggcttaaatgGGCTTTTAGTCCATATAATATATACACTTTTTCATTGgtcctcttaattttttttaacagtgtccctgttaatttgtttttcatttttgtctctaatattattgttttagtccctataaaactgtaaaattttgttataacAAACTGTTTCATTTATATTAGaagattttcattttagtccttgtTATTAGGAAACATAAGGCTTGTTTTTCAATCTGTGTTAGCCAAATCATCACTCAATAGTGACCCCTAACTTCAGGGACTAtaatgaaacaatttttttttttaataaggatgcaaataggaaaaaaaaattaagaggacCAAAACGAAAAGAATCAATTATTATAAAGACCAAAAAGTTATTTAAGCCTTAATTTTATGTGTATATTTGGATATGTGCGAAAGTTTCTACATTCTAAAAATGTTACATTTAGGCACTTCTCAACTAAATTATAAGCGCAGTATAGGAAAAGGATCCAAGTGAACTTACATCTTACTCAAAATCTTGTATACAAAGGGTTAAACCCATTAACACCAGTTTAAGAGATTAAGCACTTTACACAATTCAATAGCTTCAGATTCAAGGTGATTTGCATTAATATAACCATTGaatgcacaaaataaaaatattatgcatTAATAGGTATCTAATCAATTAGTAAACATTTTCTTGGATTTCAAAATCACATTAAAGAAAAACCAGTTTCCAATCGAGAATGATCTACATGATATGACCTTTTATTCCTACAGTAAACTTTGCAGTGATGGATTGGTTTTATTTTACACCAGCATCAAATACTAACTCAAACAAAACAGGTATttataattcatgcatgctGGTAAGTACTACATATTATACGAGACATGTCTTGTGTACCTTCAGATGACTCCGGTCTATATCTAGCTGTCCTGTATTTCTTCATTTCAAGCCAAATCTGTTTCAGTAAAAATGCATGCTACTGAACAAACCAAAGGAGTTAAAAGCAAAGTGCACATACCTGCAAATGGCTTTTAACATGATATATAGTTAATCCTTCAACTTTCATGAGCTTCAGCACACCCTTTGGAGTAGCTTCTGTAGAAAGAAGACAGAAAAAGGGGGGAAAATAAGGACAGAGGCTAGCAAACTAAGGCTAAGGACTTAACAAACAGAGGAAAAAAAGATGACCGCACTTTCACTCCCCCCAAGTTGGTTGACAGCCTCCACAAACGCCTCATGAAGTTCTGGTGTCCAACGCATTCGTGACTTAGCAGGAGCAGAATTTGCTGAGGAAGAGAGGGCAGCACCAGCGCAATTTTCTCCATATGAAGCAGGAAGTTGTTGATGACCTTGGGATTGATGTCCTGGAATCTGTGAAAGTGGTTTTGAAACTTGGAATGGCCCCTAAAGCAATAAAATGAGATCCTAGCacatttcttaaataaattactaatCAGTTTCCTCTGAAAGCTAATATTGATTTGAATTATGAAAAACTTCACCTTTGGCTCAAGATCTTGAATGTTGTCAGCAAGAAGGTCATTCCAATTAGAAGTCAATGTGCCATCATCACTGATTAGCCTCTCAGCCCACTCCTGCCAATCATTTTGCTTAGAATACTCCTCAGATGCCATTATAGGGCAGGCACTACTTTCTACCGGATTATTATCAATAGAGCCATTTTCAGGAAAATCCAGAAAGCCTGGCAGGGAATCTGTATGCCAGGAAACACTGTTTTCTTTGGAATAATGACTTGGTGTTGCTGAAGCTGGTGGTCCAATATTTGAAGAATATGATAATGGAAATTGGGTGATGTTAGTTGATGATTGTGAAATCAAATGAGCATTAGTAGAATGTTTTTCAGCAGATGAAAGAGTTGAGTGATGAAGATCAGTTGAATATCCAGGGGAAGACGAAAAAATATGCCCAATTACTCCACCGGAATTCAAATAACTTGAATGAGTAAAAGGTCTTATCATAAGCTCTTGTTCTACAAAATCCAGCTGTGATTCAGGCAGCTTGGGAAACAACTCTTCTGGGGGTATTGGAAGGATTGACAAGGATGAAGAAAGTGCTCCAGACATCCCCATGTTATTGAGTTGCTTTGAACTTTCAATGGAGAAAGTAGGATGTGCTTccattattttccttcattgttgattaaaaggataaaatgtcAGTTTTCAGTCAGTTTATAAAATCTTAAACCTGTATTTTCCCTTGTGATAATGCTCACCAGCAAAATACTACTCAACTTGATTTTTGTTATTGGTACAGAACCAGACTATTTGTCATCAATCTTCAGATctgtgaaaggaaaaaaatactcTAGTCTGTAATATAAAAAGTTactcaaaaagaaaacaactcATTATTAAGAACTTCTGAAGATTATTAAACCTCATCATCAAAGACAGACTAGATAAAAAGCATGCCCGATCCTGAAAACAAGTAAAAACAGAAACATACTAAATGTAAATTAAATCATCATTGCACTTGATCACAAACCTGAGTTTCAATGTAAGATAGATTTTCAATAATTCAATGCTTGATAATAATTCATAGTTCATAGTGATTTAGGTCCAGAATGAAGTCACAACCACTTCCTCTCTATTTCTGTCTCTCCCCTATTCAAAACCACTTGTAATCATTAGACAACCATAGCATTGTTAACTTTCTCTCAAATTACACAATACCTACTCTACAAATGACACATGGCAGTCCAATAACCCTCAAATACAGAGTGAAATTCTCAGCcctgatttttcatttttgcaacATACCTATGACCATGACTCAAGTTTATCATAAGCTAAACTAAAGTACAGAGCATGAGCATAGCTTCCTCATATTCATAATCATTTTTCCTTCTAACACTCAGCAATTCACCTATTTGTAAAGACAAGGATGTTATagttctctctcacacacacacacataaaaaaaaaggaacgcATAAACCGATGATGAAAACACATAAAGAAAAGATGAAAGCAATTCATAGTCACAGGAATAGGCATGCAAATTGATACCACATCACAAACGATGTTGCGGGGATCAAAAATCGATTGAATAAACaacaa includes these proteins:
- the PHR17 gene encoding protein PHOSPHATE STARVATION RESPONSE 1 isoform X1, whose amino-acid sequence is MEAHPTFSIESSKQLNNMGMSGALSSSLSILPIPPEELFPKLPESQLDFVEQELMIRPFTHSSYLNSGGVIGHIFSSSPGYSTDLHHSTLSSAEKHSTNAHLISQSSTNITQFPLSYSSNIGPPASATPSHYSKENSVSWHTDSLPGFLDFPENGSIDNNPVESSACPIMASEEYSKQNDWQEWAERLISDDGTLTSNWNDLLADNIQDLEPKGPFQVSKPLSQIPGHQSQGHQQLPASYGENCAGAALSSSANSAPAKSRMRWTPELHEAFVEAVNQLGGSEKATPKGVLKLMKVEGLTIYHVKSHLQKYRTARYRPESSEGVMDKKTSSVEEMSSLDLRTGIEITEALRLQMEVQKRLHEQLEIQRNLQLRIEEQGRCLQMMFEKQCKPGTETFKAPSFTTIETPFGMSSNATKDSLSKNEMEASLVLDHCRSGPDQVNGSTRVEEGSLEKCGKPDSPKTQHAIASEDSAQAPKRQRTE
- the PHR17 gene encoding protein PHOSPHATE STARVATION RESPONSE 1 isoform X2, whose amino-acid sequence is MEAHPTFSIESSKQLNNMGMSGALSSSLSILPIPPEELFPKLPESQLDFVEQELMIRPFTHSSYLNSGGVIGHIFSSSPGYSTDLHHSTLSSAEKHSTNAHLISQSSTNITQFPLSYSSNIGPPASATPSHYSKENSVSWHTDSLPGFLDFPENGSIDNNPVESSACPIMASEEYSKQNDWQEWAERLISDDGTLTSNWNDLLADNIQDLEPKIPGHQSQGHQQLPASYGENCAGAALSSSANSAPAKSRMRWTPELHEAFVEAVNQLGGSEKATPKGVLKLMKVEGLTIYHVKSHLQKYRTARYRPESSEGVMDKKTSSVEEMSSLDLRTGIEITEALRLQMEVQKRLHEQLEIQRNLQLRIEEQGRCLQMMFEKQCKPGTETFKAPSFTTIETPFGMSSNATKDSLSKNEMEASLVLDHCRSGPDQVNGSTRVEEGSLEKCGKPDSPKTQHAIASEDSAQAPKRQRTE